The nucleotide window AATGCCCGGGTACCCGTGATAGAAACCGGGGCAGGTATTTGCCACACCTATTTTGATGAATTTGCCGACTTAAAGAAAGGAGCAGACATTGTAAACAATGCCAAAACACGTCGTGTAAGTGTATGCAATGCTCTTGATTGCCTTATAATTCACGCAAGCCGCATTCATGACCTTTCAATGCTTTGCGCACCCTTGATCGACTCCAATGTGGTTATATACGCCGATGAACAGGCCTATAATTCGTTGAAAGGCTTCTACCCCGATCGACTGTTAAAGATGGCCACAGAGCAAGAATTCGGCACCGAATTCCTGGATTATAAAATGGCTATCAAGACCGTCGGCACATTTGCCGAAGCACTTGACCATATAGCAAAATACGGATCAAAGCATAGCGAAGCCATCGTAAGTGAAAACAAGCTGCGCATTGCGACCTTCCAACAGCAGGTGGACGCAGCCTGCGTTTACGCGAACGCATCAACTGCCTTTACGGATGGATCTCAGTTTGGACTTGGGGCCGAAATCGGTATCAGCACACAAAAACTTCATGCCCGTGGACCGATGGCGCTTCAGGAGATGACCACTTACAAATGGGTTATCACCGGAAATGGACAAATCAGGCAATAAAGATTCCCGTTCACAAACGATAAAAAACCTTCGGCTTTTGAATCAGTCGAAGGTTTTTGTGTTTTAGACCAAAGACACCACGAGCTCATATCTTGGACTGCTGATATCAAGGCTATAAACGCCCCCATAAAAAAGCAGCCATCTGTCAAATGACAAATGGCTGCTTTTTTATGTTTCCACCGGGCTTTTACTGCATGTGAAACACCTTTGCAAAAACCTGAAATTGAGCCGAATATTGACCCACAATTTGTTTACGTTTGTATTTATCTGCAAAGTAAAGCAGATTGCTCAAAGTGGCCATATTGTTTTGAATACGTTCACTGGCACTGCGCATCTGCTTCGGAGTAAGAGCGGCATACCATGTCAGGCTTTTAATTGACTGTTTTGCCACAGCATTCATTATTTCATCACCCTTCGCAGTTTTACCCAGTTCATAATAGAACCGTCCCATATTCATCGTAAAATAGTCGTGAGGCAAGGTTGTAGGCGGAACGACCTTCATACCGTAATCCAGCACTTTGAGCGCAGAATCTTTTTTATTTTCAAGTATCAGCGCCTCTGCCAAGCCAGCAAATTGCATGCGGAACATAGATACCATCCGAACGATATTTTCGTCAAGATAAACTTTCGAATTTTGAATTCCACCCCATTTATATTTGTGCATAAGATTGTCATACATCGCCGCAGTGTTGGTATTTGTGCCTTCTTCCATCTTAACCGGCACTATACGATTTACGATACCTTCACGTTGGAAATAATCGCTCAGACGAACATTATACATGCTATTCCCTACAGTAGCCGCAATATAAACCGGACGTTTCCAGTTGTTCGTTTTCAAGATATCCATCAGGATCAAATCCGACTTCGTAATCTGAGAACCGACCTTCATCTCCATCACTGGCAAAACCTTATCTGCGAGATGAGCAGGCACTACTTTGTTATTCAGGACAGACTGTTTGTCGACTGGCAATAACACTGTTGATGTCGGAAAAATATCCTGCCCAAACTGATCTTTTGTTCTTGGGTCTTTGCTCAACACGAACGACATTGCCGTCTTGAGGTCGACCTTAGTAGAATCTTTAGTATCG belongs to Paludibacter jiangxiensis and includes:
- a CDS encoding glutamate-5-semialdehyde dehydrogenase: MNSLATIFENAHLAKKELATITDATINRVLNAIADEAVAQTSIILAENSKDLSRMDPLDPKYDRLKLTAERIEGIAKDLRNVALLPSPLGHVLSDMIRPNELNIKRITVPFGIIGVIYEARPNVSFDVFSLCLKSGNVCLLKGGSDAQDSNVAIVDVIKKVLLKFEINPDIVTLLPPDREATTELLNAVGKVDLIIPRGSQSLIEYVRDNARVPVIETGAGICHTYFDEFADLKKGADIVNNAKTRRVSVCNALDCLIIHASRIHDLSMLCAPLIDSNVVIYADEQAYNSLKGFYPDRLLKMATEQEFGTEFLDYKMAIKTVGTFAEALDHIAKYGSKHSEAIVSENKLRIATFQQQVDAACVYANASTAFTDGSQFGLGAEIGISTQKLHARGPMALQEMTTYKWVITGNGQIRQ